A single genomic interval of Aegicerativicinus sediminis harbors:
- a CDS encoding VCBS repeat-containing protein yields MIKKAFYIIIAISIFGCESEKQSKSDIKLFSLLPSSETKIDFKNTLKSKAEFNILNYLYFYNGGGVAAGDFNNDGLIDLYFTANQTEDKLYLNKGFFSFDDITNLAGISNSSGWTTGVTTVDINNDGLLDIYISKLGNYKQFKEDHNLLFVNQGNDEKGIPHFNELSKEYGLDLSTLSTQAGFLDYDRDGDLDLFLLTHSVHPNRTYGKGSKRKLGDSQFGDRLMENINGKFIDKSEEAGIYQSIIGYGLGLGFGDINNDDFPDIYVGNDFFENDYLYINNKNGSFKEIIHTSNNPLGHTTHFSMGNDLGDINNDGQIDIISMDMLPEDLTTYKTSAQEYNYQIYQGYLKNGYSPQYMQNSLNLNRGDGNFSEIAFQSGIAATEWSWSPLIADFDNDGWNDIHITNGIFGATNDMDFIKFISNDAIQNRINKGMTEEDLKLIEKLPKKKTKNYFYRNLKNALFENSTDHWASLPDSYSNGSIYVDLDNDGDLDVVVNNVNEEAFVLKNNSNQLNKNNYITIDFEGSGNNTLGIGCKVELFTNNLHWIKENYLSRGYLSAVAPSLHFGIGNHTEIDSLLVTWSDGNYQVLKNIPANQNLTLSYNNNQGAKKPRSIYNEPLLNKSEITLPYSHSEKTTIDFNRDPLIPMVNSNEGPNVTVSDYNNDGLEDIFITGAKGQPSALLEQTAQGFKNVHENAFSEFRLHEDIDAVFSDLDNDGFKDLIVVSGGNEFSDGIPLQPRLYWNKNGNLLFDSSLFKNQSMNASSIKVCDFNSDGYQDIFISCDAIDLTYGKSPRQYIFQNIEGKKLVDVTKEIAPELITIGNVKDQLFADVNNDGLVDLIVVGHWMPVSVFLFDGKTFMLSSKNGLENTNGWWNSIEVLDIDLDGDLDLAVGNWGLNSLLKASIEFPITLYSYDFDNNGKVDPLVSYFFNGEETLFASKEDLSKSLPYTNKEYLTYSDYADATIESILGSDKIKKSKKKKVYELGSCIFKNDGDGHFSKELLPLQAQISSINDILSYDFNKDGYLDLFLTGNNYEISTQLGRLDASKGELLINNQKTGFESVSNTGFFIQGAGRSLNLITVKNKPLMIVGRNNEKPLLLNIALPKK; encoded by the coding sequence GTGATCAAAAAAGCTTTCTATATTATCATTGCCATTAGTATATTCGGCTGTGAATCTGAAAAACAATCAAAGTCAGACATAAAACTTTTTAGCCTTCTCCCCTCCTCAGAAACCAAAATAGATTTTAAAAATACGCTTAAGAGCAAGGCGGAATTTAACATTTTAAATTATCTCTATTTCTATAATGGTGGCGGTGTAGCTGCTGGTGATTTCAACAATGATGGCCTAATAGATTTATACTTTACTGCAAACCAAACAGAAGACAAACTATATCTTAACAAAGGATTTTTTTCCTTTGATGATATAACCAATTTGGCAGGAATTAGTAATAGTTCTGGGTGGACAACTGGGGTAACGACAGTGGATATAAATAATGATGGGTTGTTAGATATCTACATATCCAAACTGGGAAATTATAAACAGTTTAAGGAAGACCATAATTTGTTATTTGTCAATCAAGGAAATGATGAAAAAGGAATACCTCATTTCAATGAACTCTCTAAAGAATATGGCCTTGACTTATCTACGCTATCTACACAAGCTGGTTTTTTAGATTACGATAGAGATGGTGATCTTGATTTATTTTTATTAACTCACTCCGTCCATCCTAACAGAACCTACGGTAAAGGTAGTAAACGCAAATTGGGCGATTCTCAATTTGGCGATAGGTTAATGGAGAACATAAATGGCAAATTCATAGATAAAAGTGAAGAGGCTGGCATTTATCAAAGTATTATAGGCTACGGGCTGGGACTAGGATTTGGTGACATTAATAATGACGATTTTCCTGATATCTATGTCGGCAACGACTTTTTTGAAAATGACTATCTCTATATAAACAATAAGAATGGGAGTTTTAAAGAGATTATCCATACAAGCAATAATCCTTTAGGACACACTACCCACTTTTCTATGGGTAATGATTTAGGTGATATAAATAATGACGGACAAATTGATATTATATCAATGGATATGCTTCCTGAAGATTTAACCACCTACAAAACTTCTGCTCAAGAGTATAACTATCAAATTTACCAAGGTTATTTAAAAAACGGTTATTCTCCACAGTATATGCAGAACTCTTTAAATCTAAATAGAGGTGATGGCAATTTCAGTGAAATTGCATTTCAAAGTGGTATAGCCGCTACGGAATGGTCATGGAGCCCACTTATTGCCGATTTTGACAATGATGGTTGGAACGATATTCATATTACTAATGGCATTTTCGGCGCAACAAATGATATGGATTTTATAAAATTCATTTCTAACGATGCCATTCAAAATAGGATAAATAAGGGCATGACGGAAGAGGACTTAAAATTGATAGAAAAACTTCCAAAGAAAAAAACTAAAAACTACTTCTACAGAAATTTAAAAAATGCTCTTTTTGAAAATAGCACAGACCATTGGGCTTCTTTACCAGATTCATACAGCAATGGTAGTATTTATGTTGATTTAGATAACGATGGGGATTTAGATGTGGTTGTAAATAATGTTAATGAAGAGGCCTTTGTCCTTAAAAACAATTCTAACCAACTTAATAAAAACAATTATATAACTATTGACTTTGAAGGTTCTGGGAATAATACTTTGGGAATTGGGTGTAAAGTTGAATTATTCACAAATAATCTACATTGGATTAAGGAAAACTACCTTAGCCGAGGTTATCTTTCTGCAGTAGCCCCGTCTTTACATTTCGGGATTGGTAATCATACAGAAATCGACAGTTTACTCGTCACTTGGTCGGATGGAAACTATCAGGTTTTAAAAAATATTCCGGCTAACCAAAACCTAACTCTGAGTTATAACAATAATCAAGGAGCTAAAAAACCAAGGTCTATTTATAATGAGCCTTTATTGAATAAATCTGAAATAACGTTACCCTATTCTCATAGTGAAAAAACAACGATCGATTTTAATCGCGACCCTTTGATACCAATGGTAAATTCAAATGAAGGGCCGAATGTTACAGTTTCGGATTATAATAATGATGGATTGGAAGACATTTTCATTACAGGAGCCAAAGGTCAACCCTCTGCCCTACTTGAACAAACCGCACAAGGCTTTAAAAATGTTCATGAAAATGCATTTTCAGAATTTAGACTCCATGAAGACATAGATGCGGTTTTTTCAGATTTAGACAATGATGGTTTCAAGGATTTAATAGTTGTAAGTGGGGGAAATGAATTTTCTGATGGAATCCCTTTACAGCCCAGATTATATTGGAATAAAAATGGAAATCTACTTTTTGATTCGAGCTTGTTTAAAAACCAATCGATGAATGCCTCATCTATTAAAGTCTGTGATTTTAATAGTGATGGATATCAAGACATTTTTATATCCTGCGATGCAATAGATTTAACTTACGGCAAGTCTCCAAGACAATACATTTTTCAAAATATAGAAGGGAAAAAATTGGTGGATGTCACAAAAGAAATAGCACCAGAATTAATTACAATAGGAAATGTAAAAGACCAATTGTTTGCTGATGTAAATAATGATGGATTGGTGGATTTAATTGTTGTTGGTCATTGGATGCCCGTTTCAGTATTCTTATTTGATGGAAAAACATTTATGCTTTCATCCAAAAATGGATTAGAAAATACAAATGGTTGGTGGAATAGTATTGAAGTCTTGGATATTGACCTTGATGGAGATTTGGATTTGGCCGTAGGTAATTGGGGGTTAAATTCACTCCTTAAAGCCTCAATTGAATTTCCTATCACCCTATATTCTTATGATTTTGACAATAATGGAAAAGTAGACCCACTTGTGAGTTACTTTTTTAATGGGGAGGAAACCTTATTTGCATCAAAAGAAGACCTCTCCAAAAGCTTACCTTATACCAATAAGGAATATCTCACCTATTCAGACTATGCCGACGCAACTATAGAAAGTATATTAGGAAGTGACAAAATCAAAAAATCAAAAAAGAAAAAGGTATACGAATTGGGTAGCTGTATTTTTAAAAATGATGGTGATGGGCATTTTTCAAAAGAATTGCTGCCCTTGCAAGCACAAATTTCATCAATTAATGACATTTTATCTTACGATTTCAATAAGGACGGTTACTTAGATCTTTTTTTAACAGGCAATAATTATGAAATCAGCACCCAATTGGGTAGATTAGACGCTTCTAAAGGCGAACTATTAATAAACAACCAAAAGACTGGTTTTGAATCGGTCTCTAATACTGGTTTTTTCATTCAAGGTGCTGGCCGCTCGTTGAATCTTATCACCGTAAAAAACAAACCATTAATGATTGTGGGCAGGAATAATGAAAAACCATTATTGTTAAACATTGCATTGCCAAAAAAATGA